In a genomic window of Quercus lobata isolate SW786 chromosome 4, ValleyOak3.0 Primary Assembly, whole genome shotgun sequence:
- the LOC115984566 gene encoding serine carboxypeptidase-like 40 yields the protein MQEQTLVYLHNSILKKSSGFDTSFFEAVDNFNETNVHPQDGLKERDRIERLPGQTQDFSQHSQYGGYVTVDKSAGRALYYYFVEAQHSKDSLPLLLWLNGGPGCSSLAYGAMQELGPFRVHGDGKTLYKNKFSWNYAANVLFLESPAGVGFSYSNTTKDYSTSGDRRTAADNYVFLLNWLKKLPEYKNRDFYVAGESYAGHYVPQLAHTILFHNKKANKTIINLKGIIIGNAVINDETDTQGMLDYLETHAIVSDRDMYQIQKYCNFSSNASTQSHECFAASEVVSKDISYINLHNIYAPLCSSPNLTTQPKKTSIFKFDPCSEYHVYAYMNRPEVQEALHANVTRLTHDWEPCSDVIHKWVDSPSTIIPHLQELMANGLRVWIFSGDIDGRVPVTSTKYSINKMNLPMKTAWHPWFLNKDQVGGYTQVYEGDLTFATVREAGHQVPSYQPARAFSLIKHFLEGKPLPDISRYN from the exons ATGCAAGAACAAACTCTAGTCTATCTTCACAATTCCATATTGAAGAAAAGTTCTGGCTTTGACACGAGTTTTTTTGAGGCAGTTGACAATTTCAATGAAACTAATGTTCATCCTCAGGACGGGTTGAAGGAGAGAGATAGGATTGAGAGATTGCCTGGACAAACCCAA GATTTTTCCCAACACTCTCAATATGGTGGCTATGTCACAGTGGATAAATCAGCAGGTCGAgcactttattattattttgttgaagcTCAACATTCTAAGGATTCATTGCCTCTTCTTCTATGGCTTAATGG TGGTCCTGGTTGTTCGTCTCTTGCTTATGGAGCAATGCAAGAGCTCGGGCCATTTCGTGTGCACGGTGATGGCAAAAcactttacaaaaacaaattttcatgGAATTATG CCGCAAATGTTTTGTTCCTTGAGTCTCCTGCCGGGGTAGGATTTTCGTACTCCAACACAACAAAGGATTATAGTACTAGTGGGGATAGAAGAACTGCAGCAGATAATTATGTGTTTTTGTTGAATTGGCTGAAAAAACTTCCTGAATACAAGAATCGTGATTTTTATGTTGCTGGGGAAAGCTATGCCGGGCATTATGTTCCTCAACTTGCACATACCATTCTCTTCCATAATAAGAAAGCTAACAAGACCATTATCAACCTCAAAGGGATCAtt ATTGGAAATGCAGTGATCAACGATGAAACAGATACGCAAGGAATGCTTGATTACCTTGAGACCCATGCAATCGTTTCAGACCGTGATATgtatcaaatacaaaaatattgcAACTTCTCATCCAATGCCTCCACTCAGTCTCATGAGTGCTTTGCAGCCAGTGAAGTAGTGTCGAAGGATATTTCCTACATCAATCTCCATAACATTTATGCTCCCTTGTGCTCCTCTCCCAATCTCACAACTCAGCCCAAGAAAACATCT ATATTTAAATTTGATCCATGCAGCGAGTACCATGTATATGCTTATATGAATAGGCCTGAAGTTCAAGAAGCCCTACATGCCAATGTTACTAGACTCACACATGACTGGGAACCATGTAGTGATGTCATACACAAATGGGTTGATAGTCCATCTACCATCATTCCCCATTTGCAGGAGCTCATGGCCAATGGCCTTCGAGTGTGGATTTTCAG TGGTGATATTGATGGAAGGGTTCCTGTTACTTCAACAAAATACTCTATAAACAAAATGAATCTTCCTATGAAGACTGCATGGCATCCTTGGTTCCTCAATAAAGATCAG GTTGGTGGCTATACACAAGTGTATGAAGGAGACCTAACATTTGCGACAGTAAGAGAGGCAGGACATCAAGTGCCAAGCTACCAGCCTGCGAGAGCATTTTCTTTGATCAAGCACTTCCTTGAAGGCAAACCACTTCCTGATATCAGTAGatataattaa
- the LOC115987485 gene encoding serine carboxypeptidase-like 40: MESKPFCWILLSLLILSCFVSQTHEKMQEQTLAYLHNSILKKISGFDTSFFEALNSFNETNVHPQEGLKERDRIERLPGQEQVNFSQYGGYVTVDKLAGRALYYYFVEAHHSKDSLPLLLWLNGGPGCSSLAYGAMQELGPFRVHSDGKTLYDNKFSWNNAANVLFLESPAGVGFSYSNTTLDYSKNGDRRTAGDNYVFLLNWLKRFPEYKNRDFYVAGESYAGHYVPQLAHTILFHNKKANKTIINLKGIIIGNAVINDETDTQGMLDYLETHAIVSDQDVYQLQKYCNFSSNASTQSHECIAASEAASKDISYINIYNIYAPLCFSSNLTAQPKKTSIFKFDPCSEYYVYAYMNRPEVQEALHANVTRLTHDWEPCSNVIQKWVDSPSTIIPHLQELMANGIRVWIFSGDIDGRVPVTSTKYSINKMKLPIKTAWHPWFLTKDQVGGYTQVYEGDLTFATVREAGHQVPSYQPARAFSLIKHFLEGKPLPDISRHN, from the exons ATGGAAAGTAAACCTTTTTGTTGGATTCTTCTATCCTTGCTCATTCTTTCATGCTTCGTGTCTCAAACTCATGAAAAAATGCAAGAACAAACTCTAGCCTATCTTCACAATTCCATATTGAAGAAAATTTCTGGCTTCGACACGAGTTTTTTCGAGGCACTCAACAGTTTCAATGAAACTAATGTTCATCCTCAGGAGGGGTTGAAGGAGAGAGATAGGATTGAGAGATTGCCTGGACAAGAACAAGTGAATTTCTCTCAATATGGTGGCTATGTCACGGTGGATAAATTAGCTGGTCGTGCACTTTATTATTACTTTGTTGAAGCTCACCATTCTAAGGATTCATTGCCTCTTCTTCTTTGGCTTAATGGAG GTCCTGGTTGTTCATCTCTTGCTTATGGAGCAATGCAAGAGCTCGGACCATTTCGTGTGCACAGTGATGGCAAAACACTTTACGACAACAAATTTTCATGGAATAATG cCGCAAATGTTTTGTTCCTTGAATCTCCTGCCGGGGTAGGATTTTCGTATTCCAACACAACATTGGATTATAGTAAAAATGGGGATAGAAGAACTGCAGGAGATAATTATGTGTTTTTGTTGAATTGGCTGAAAAGATTTCCTGAGTACAAGAATCGTGATTTTTATGTTGCTGGAGAAAGCTATGCCGGGCATTATGTTCCTCAACTTGCTCATACTATTCTCTTCCATAATAAGAAAGCTAACAAGACCATTATCAACCTCAAAGGAATCATT ATTGGAAATGCAGTCATCAACGATGAAACAGATACGCAAGGAATGCTTGATTACCTTGAGACCCATGCAATCGTTTCAGACCAAGATGTGtatcaattacaaaaatattgcaACTTCTCATCCAATGCCTCCACTCAGTCTCATGAGTGCATTGCGGCCAGTGAAGCAGCGTCGAAAGATATTTCCTACATCAATATCTATAACATTTATGCTCCCTTGTGCTTCTCTTCCAATCTCACAGCTCAACCCAAGAAAACATCT ATATTTAAATTTGATCCATGCAGCGAGTACTATGTATACGCTTATATGAATAGGCCTGAAGTTCAAGAAGCCCTACATGCCAATGTTACTAGACTCACACATGACTGGGAACCATGTAGTAATGTCATACAAAAATGGGTTGATAGTCCATCAACCATCATTCCCCATTTGCAGGAGCTCATGGCCAATGGCATTCGAGTGTGGATTTTCag TGGTGATATTGATGGAAGGGTTCCTGTTACATCAACAAAATACTCTATAAACAAAATGAAGCTTCCTATAAAGACTGCATGGCATCCTTGGTTCCTCACTAAAGATCAG GTTGGTGGCTATACACAAGTGTATGAGGGAGACCTAACATTTGCGACAGTAAGAGAAGCAGGACATCAAGTGCCGAGCTACCAGCCCGCGAGAGCATTTTCTTTGATCAAACAC